The DNA segment CCTGTGCTTGGGCTGCGCACTCTAGTACGGAATAATGTGGAGGTCGTCATTCGCGGAAAAGATGTTATCATCACGCCGTGACCTCATCTCGCGCCCATAGCGAGGGCAGCTCGTCCTATGCTCTATGCAGAAAATCGACGGTTCACAAGGCGAAGGCGGAGGGCAAATCCTGCGAACGTCGCTGGCGCTGGCCATCGTGACGCAACAGCCGATCATAATTGAAAACATCCGGGCAAAGCGCGATAAGCCGGGGTTGCGGCGACAGCACGTCGTGGCCGTGCAGGCCGCGGCAAGGATCAGCGGCGGCAAGCTTTCGGGCGACACCCTCGGCTCACGCGAGCTGCGGTTCGAGCCGGTCGCCGTACAGGCGGGACAGTACAAGTTCGATATCGGCTCGGCCGGCAGCACCACGCTTGTGCTGCAAACCATCTTGCCGCCCTTGCTCATCGCCGAGGGCCGCTCCACAATCGAGCTCGTCGGCGGCACACACAACCCGTTTGCGCCGCCCGTCGACTTTTTGGAGCGGGCCTTCCTGCCACTGATCAATCGCCTGGGTCCGAGCGTCGCGCTGATGCTCGAACGGCCCGGCTTTTATCCGGCGGGCGGCGGCCGATTACGCGTCGAGATCGAGCCGGCCAGCCGTCTGACGCCAATCGAGATCGTCGAGCGTGGTGAGATTCGGTCGCGGCGCTGTCGCGCGACCGTGTCGAACTTGCCCGACCATATTGCCGAGCGCGAATTGGCCGCCGTTGCCGCTGCGCTGGATTGGCCTGATGAATGTCTGGAAGTGCGGCGCTATCACGAGCGCAACTTCGGGCCGGGCAACATCGTGACGATCGAGGTCGAGAGCGAACACGTGACCGAGGTTTTTACCGGCTTCGGACGCCGGGGCGTGCCGGCGGAAACCGTGGCGCGCGAAGCCGCGGCGGAGGCCAAACGCTATTTGGAAGCCGGCGTGCCCGTGGCCGAGCACCTGGCCGACCAACTGCTGTTGCCGCTGGCGTTGTCGGGCGGCGGCGCCTACGTCACGCTGGCCCCGACGCTGCACGCCACGACGAACATCGAAATCATCTGCAAGTTCTTGGACGTGCCGATCGCCGTCGAGCAGCAAACCGATCGCCGCTGGAAAATTGGTATCGGCTGAAGCTGAATTGGCGCGCAGGATTTTCCGGGCGGCGGGAACTATCTTGTCGACTATGACGCATCGCGACCCGCCGACCAACGGCCCGCAGAAACCAATCGACTGGGGAGCGTGCCTGGCCGAACACGAGCGCTG comes from the Pirellulales bacterium genome and includes:
- the rtcA gene encoding RNA 3'-terminal phosphate cyclase; amino-acid sequence: MQKIDGSQGEGGGQILRTSLALAIVTQQPIIIENIRAKRDKPGLRRQHVVAVQAAARISGGKLSGDTLGSRELRFEPVAVQAGQYKFDIGSAGSTTLVLQTILPPLLIAEGRSTIELVGGTHNPFAPPVDFLERAFLPLINRLGPSVALMLERPGFYPAGGGRLRVEIEPASRLTPIEIVERGEIRSRRCRATVSNLPDHIAERELAAVAAALDWPDECLEVRRYHERNFGPGNIVTIEVESEHVTEVFTGFGRRGVPAETVAREAAAEAKRYLEAGVPVAEHLADQLLLPLALSGGGAYVTLAPTLHATTNIEIICKFLDVPIAVEQQTDRRWKIGIG